The Saprospiraceae bacterium genome includes a window with the following:
- a CDS encoding alpha/beta fold hydrolase: MNRFINPTTTTSPLGTKGKYLLIYCLKKSENTIVLIHGVASTAYLYNKTAGLLQEATQAEVFAIDLRGHGKSEGKAGDVDYINQYVDDLADIIKEIRKEKPNGKIIIAGHSMGGGVALNYALQNNKTKVDGYLLFAPLLGHNSPAIPQTPPTETSESEPFMKIHFTRIIGLKMFNEIGNHSHDSLPVLFFNLPENMPLRKYTYRANMSMSPDNYKQGLKSINVPMLVLIGRKDEAFSAGAMKNAVTEYSKAEVQIIENVTHTGIRHNSQAFEFINKWFTAL, from the coding sequence TTGAACAGGTTTATAAATCCAACGACTACTACTTCACCGTTAGGGACAAAAGGAAAATATTTGCTTATCTATTGCCTAAAAAAATCAGAAAATACAATTGTTCTTATTCACGGTGTGGCAAGTACTGCATATTTGTATAATAAGACAGCAGGATTGTTGCAAGAGGCAACACAAGCGGAGGTTTTTGCAATTGATTTAAGGGGACACGGAAAGTCAGAAGGCAAGGCAGGAGATGTAGACTACATAAATCAGTATGTTGATGATTTGGCAGACATTATTAAAGAAATCCGTAAAGAGAAACCCAATGGGAAAATCATCATTGCAGGACATTCTATGGGTGGTGGCGTTGCCTTGAATTATGCACTGCAGAATAATAAAACAAAAGTTGACGGATATTTATTGTTTGCACCACTTTTGGGGCACAATTCACCCGCTATTCCGCAAACACCACCAACGGAAACAAGTGAGTCGGAACCTTTTATGAAAATTCACTTTACGAGAATAATTGGATTAAAAATGTTCAATGAAATTGGTAATCATTCCCACGACAGTTTGCCTGTATTGTTTTTTAATTTGCCTGAAAATATGCCATTAAGAAAGTACACATATAGAGCAAATATGAGTATGTCACCAGACAACTACAAGCAGGGTTTAAAATCGATAAATGTTCCAATGTTAGTTTTGATTGGCAGAAAAGACGAGGCTTTCAGTGCGGGAGCAATGAAAAATGCTGTAACAGAGTACAGTAAAGCCGAAGTACAAATCATAGAGAACGTTACGCACACCGGTATTAGGCATAACTCACAAGCATTTGAGTTCATAAATAAATGGTTTACGGCACTATGA
- a CDS encoding outer membrane beta-barrel protein, giving the protein MKKEIIAMFLVVLSLNAIGQSTEFGINLNSGFFRYTGESAEKSEQINYNLDKEDGYTNNPYGSKYGFSYGISANIRRITKSNLRFGIDLGYEILRSRIDINSVWQHSDNINETVSASGKTNLNSSFVNAFPSFGYQFKKSSMVLFFDCGFDLGYCINGNERGTAQSELREYETSRERKTIEFDFRPRIQIGIQKNKIGGYIGYSKGLINYKSGFDGGTNEAYSEMIRMGLTYKI; this is encoded by the coding sequence ATGAAAAAAGAAATTATCGCAATGTTTCTTGTTGTCCTGAGCTTGAATGCTATTGGGCAATCAACAGAATTTGGAATCAATCTGAATTCAGGTTTTTTTAGATATACAGGTGAATCAGCAGAAAAATCTGAACAAATAAATTACAACCTTGACAAGGAAGATGGTTATACTAATAATCCCTATGGAAGCAAATATGGATTTTCCTATGGCATATCGGCAAATATTAGAAGAATTACCAAATCAAATTTAAGATTTGGGATTGATTTAGGGTATGAAATTTTGAGAAGCCGAATCGATATAAATTCAGTATGGCAACATAGTGATAATATCAATGAAACTGTATCGGCAAGTGGTAAAACGAATTTGAATTCAAGTTTTGTTAATGCTTTTCCAAGTTTTGGTTATCAATTTAAAAAGTCATCGATGGTTTTATTTTTTGATTGTGGATTTGATTTGGGATATTGTATCAACGGAAACGAAAGAGGTACTGCACAATCTGAATTACGAGAATACGAAACCAGCAGAGAGAGAAAAACTATTGAATTCGATTTTCGTCCCCGAATTCAAATCGGAATCCAAAAAAATAAAATAGGAGGATACATAGGATATTCGAAGGGACTGATAAACTATAAATCTGGGTTTGATGGTGGAACAAATGAAGCATATAGCGAAATGATAAGAATGGGATTGACATATAAAATCTAA
- a CDS encoding sigma-70 family RNA polymerase sigma factor, which yields MIEQHKGVLFKIAKAYCRNDDERQDLLQEMMIQVWKSLPKYNDTFAITTWLYRICLNVSISFYRKSVTRQHINIPLVEELTSIREEESTEKQEQLSLLEKFISELNELDKALMFLYLEDKSHSEISEIMGLTVSNVGTKLGRIKEKHKKKFSQFNS from the coding sequence ATCATTGAACAACACAAGGGCGTTTTGTTTAAGATTGCCAAAGCCTATTGCCGAAATGATGATGAACGGCAAGACCTTTTACAGGAAATGATGATACAAGTTTGGAAATCGTTGCCTAAGTACAATGACACTTTTGCTATCACGACTTGGTTGTATCGTATTTGTTTAAATGTTTCTATTTCATTTTATAGAAAAAGTGTAACAAGACAGCATATAAATATTCCATTGGTTGAGGAACTTACATCAATCAGAGAGGAAGAAAGTACTGAGAAGCAAGAACAGTTAAGCCTTTTAGAGAAGTTCATTTCTGAACTCAACGAACTTGACAAAGCCCTAATGTTTCTGTACTTAGAAGATAAAAGCCACTCTGAAATATCGGAGATAATGGGGTTAACTGTAAGCAATGTAGGAACAAAATTGGGACGTATCAAGGAGAAACATAAAAAGAAATTTTCACAATTCAATTCATAA